In Deltaproteobacteria bacterium, a genomic segment contains:
- the greA gene encoding transcription elongation factor GreA: protein MDRVPITRQGLEKLKEELSRLERVERPQNIRAIEEARAHGDLSENAEYHAAKEKQSFLDGRINELRTTISRCEVIDVEEGPSDRVVFGKTVLLYDLQTDEEITYQLLGPYESEPEKGRISVTSPLGQALIGKKEGDEIRVQTPGGIQEYEIIEIR from the coding sequence TCCCCATTACGAGGCAGGGTCTCGAAAAACTTAAAGAAGAACTCTCCCGCCTGGAACGGGTGGAAAGGCCCCAGAATATCCGGGCCATTGAAGAGGCAAGAGCCCACGGCGATCTCAGTGAAAACGCCGAATACCATGCTGCCAAAGAGAAGCAGTCCTTTCTGGACGGCCGAATCAACGAACTAAGGACGACCATCAGCCGTTGCGAGGTGATCGATGTGGAAGAAGGGCCGTCGGACAGGGTGGTCTTCGGCAAGACAGTTCTCCTCTATGATCTTCAAACGGATGAGGAGATCACCTATCAACTCCTAGGTCCTTACGAATCGGAACCGGAAAAAGGCAGGATCTCCGTCACCTCGCCCCTCGGGCAGGCCCTCATCGGGAAAAAGGAAGGCGACGAAATCCGGGTCCAGACTCCGGGTGGGATCCAGGAGTACGAAATCATCGAAATCCGCTGA